In Crassostrea angulata isolate pt1a10 chromosome 6, ASM2561291v2, whole genome shotgun sequence, a genomic segment contains:
- the LOC128189663 gene encoding uncharacterized protein LOC128189663 has product MPDILSVLNDLPFIQFYMSHDVSVKMFECIGSVCAFLAIFCTFSFAHLDNFVIRVISDIGPCACKLECYSSTKCASVNYDLNNFECELSSYNGSLFNESNATELYQSFSMDNIKQEFSDPCNGILCGPNMKCITSTNGILCIITECGEPLAVTNTIPSSLSSLRAVGTVLLYQCDSVGTPVGNLTSVCQSNGVWSHITGYCKVCGTLPSVPNGAVGPGFDYQNAVRNITCQLGFMMSTPDNTITCQGDGNWSAINTTCIIHECPASFHHDMIKELCIRVFDVPATWDDADTMCQNYSQRLININTPSQVTILTEYLRSLTNVDERDDIHVGGRLVGGQYRWIVTNKTIAPAVWDENYPSESMKVCTHFHDTEHLRDKECTALSKYACGVFY; this is encoded by the exons ATGCCGGATATTTTATCAGTGTTGAATGACTTGCCTTTTATCCAATTTTATATGTCACATGACGTTTCTGTTAAAATGTTCGAATGCATTGGAAGTGTGTGTGCATTTCTTGCAATTTTCTGTACCTTTTCCTTCGCTCACCTGGATAATTTTGTCATAAGAGTCATAAGCGACATAGGCCCGTGTGCATGCAAGCTGGAGTGTTATTCTTCGACAAAATGTGCCTCTGTtaactatgatttaaacaattttgagtGTGAGCTCAGTTCGTATAATGGATCCTTGTTTAACGAATCAAACGCCACAGAGTTATATCAATCTTTCTCTATGGACAATATCAAACAG GAATTTTCAGATCCTTGTAATGGTATATTGTGTGGGCCAAATATGAAATGCATCACTTCCACCAATGGAATTCTTTGCATTATTACAG AATGCGGAGAACCGCTTGCCGTCACCAATACGATACCAAGCTCTCTGTCAAGTCTGCGAGCAGTTGGTACGGTCCTGTTGTATCAATGTGACAGCGTTGGAACGCCTGTCGGTAATCTAACCTCTGTGTGTCAATCGAACGGGGTCTGGTCACATATTACCGGATATTGCAAAG TGTGTGGAACCTTACCCTCTGTTCCTAATGGCGCCGTGGGTCCTGGGTTCGACTACCAGAATGCTGTCCGTAACATTACCTGTCAATTAGGGTTCATGATGTCTACACCCGATAACACCATCACGTGTCAGGGGGACGGAAACTGGTCAGCCATAAACACCACGTGTATTATTC ATGAGTGCCCGGCGTCTTTTCACCACGACATGATAAAGGAACTGTGTATCCGCGTGTTCGATGTTCCCGCCACCTGGGATGACGCCGACACCATGTGTCAAAACTACTCACAGCGATTGATCAATATCAACACTCCGTCCCAAGTAACCATCCTCACAGAATATTTAAGGA GCCTGACTAATGTAGATGAACGGGACGATATACACGTGGGAGGGAGGCTGGTCGGTGGTCAGTACCGGTGGATAGTCACTAACAAAACGATCGCCCCGGCGGTGTGGGACGAGAATTACCCCAGTGAGTCAATGAAGGTGTGCACTCACTTCCACGACACGGAGCATCTCCGGGACAAGGAATGTACCGCGCTCAGCAAATACGCATGCGGggtgttttattaa